The DNA window TTACAACCTGTCGTTGCCGTATCCTCGGGTTCCGCGTGTACCTCTGCTAAAATTGCTCCCTCCCATGTCCTGTTAGCATTAGGCCGAGAAGAAAAACTTGCCTATGCTTCAGTGAGATTTGGCATCGGTCGATTCAATACGGAATCAGAAATCGATCGAGTTGCCGAACACTTTATTTCCACCGTTACTGCATTACGCAAAGCACTGTAAAGTGTTACCCTCAGCCATAGCACAATCAATCTAGTGAAATGATGTAAATTAGGCAAGATAGCTATGCCGAGAAAAATCCGAGAGTATAAGGCTGAGTTAATTGCATTAGGATTTGTGCAACGCCGTGGGAAGGGAAGCCATCAAAACTGGAAACATCCACAACTACAACTATTAATTACTATTGCTTTTAGAGATGGTCAAGATACACCATTGTATCTAGAAAAACTTTTAAAGAAAGCAATTCAACAATTAGAAGCGATAGAAAGGGAGGAAACAGAAGAATGAATTACCGGTATAGTTTGCTCATCCAATGGTCAGAAGAAGACAAACTCTATCTAGTAACTCTACCAGAGTTTGCTCAGTTAGCCATGCAACCTTGTTCTTATGGACATAGCTATGAAGAAGCGATCGCCAATGCTCAAGAAGCGATCGCGGGTTATCTTGAGTATTGCCAAGAAGAAGGTTTAACCCCTCCAAGTCCAAGTTCAGTTGCAGCTTAAATCTCAGGAGATCGCTCAGTTAACACCAATGGTGAAATAGTGCGTTCGATGGGTGTCAAGATTTCCTAACCATTACCCATCATTACCAGCGCCAAGCGCTACAATCTCTGTATACTCGAATTCATTATCACTAGGTTTTACCAGGGGATAGTGTTGACCCAATCGAGAGAGGGCATCGGCTTCACAATCCGGTTTAGGGGAATGGTAGACTAAAACATACTCTTGTTGAATGCGATCGCCCATTTCCTCCTCCACTTCCCCTCTCCACTGGGTTTTCGTCACCAATACCACAAGCTGAGAAGCCAGTTGAGGCAGCGCTTTCGCCACTTGACGACGATACACTTCATCTAAACTGCCAAAGGGAGAATCCATCACCATCGGAAATGTACTACTATCTGGCCCCAGATGCATATGCTCTTGGCTCCATTGCCTCACCCGATCCATAATTGCGCCAATAAAAGATAAACTCAAAATCTGATTTTCTCCCGTGGACGCGGCTACAGGATGTTCAAATAACGTGGTTTTATCGATCAAGCTTAACTCATACTTTTCACTCAGTTGGGGAGAATAGGGGGTAAACGAAATCTGCTGAAAAACATCCTGAACTCGCCCTTCTAACTCTAGTCGAAACTCCGTATCTAAGCGATATTTCATTTCTGCAATACAGTTAATCGCTTCCACGGCTACCTGAATCCGCTTTTGCCCCAATTGCTGTTTTTTCTCATTCGATTGATGTTTAGCAATTTGCTTCTCTTTTTGGGCGATATCGGCATCTAATAGTTTGATTTTCTGCTCATTGGCTCCCGTTTCCCGCTCCAACTCACTCATCCGTGATTCAGTTTGATCTAAACGCTTTTGCAAACTTTGAATATCCAAATCTGGATAACTTCTCAGCTTAGATTTAACCGTATCTAACTGAGTCTCAATTGCCGACAAATCTTGACGTTTTTGATCCATTTCGTTGCGTAACGTGTTGAGCGTCTTCCAAAATGACTCAGCCTTATTTTCCAGCTCTGAAACCTCTCCCAACAACTTTAAGGCATTTTCCTCGACATCCCCTACTCCTGCCTTATTCATCCACTGCGCGACTAAGGCATAAGCGTGACTCCCTTCAGGCAAATGTGTTCCACAAATACATTGGTGTTGCGCCAGTAGATCTTGGACAAACTGCTGTTTAATGCCCCTAGGCAACTCTCCTCGGTGACGTAACTGCTCCATTAAAGCTCTAAATTGTTCAATTGCTGAAGGTAAAAAAACCGTATATGCCTGACCCGAAATAGTATGCTTTAACTCTGACTTAAGCTGCTTTAACCTCTCCCTTAACTCTTGTTGTTGCTTTTCTAAATCTGCGCGGCGCTTTTGTAGTTCTTCTGCTCCACTGAGGTTTCGGAGTTCGTTATTTAACTCCTCTTTAATGTGAGCATGGGAGTTCAATTCCTGGGTGATTTCTGCTTGGCGATCGCTGATTGTTTGTCGTTGTTTTTGCAAGTCATCTTTTTCTTTTAAAAACTGCTTCGTTTGTGGATCGCCAATCCTCTCTAATTCCCCTTCCAAACTTTTCTGAGATTCCTTCAAATGTCGAAGGGCGCGATCGAACACTTCTATCCCTAACAATTCCTTAGTCGCTTCCGCAATTTCTCCCTTTTTTTCCTCTCGTCCCCAAGACTCAATCCGTTCCCCATCAAAAAAGAAATATTGATGTAAACTCCTGGGTAAAATTCGTCCAATTACCTCATCTATTGGATAGTCTGTTAACCGCCATCGTCCATCATCTCCTGATATCCACATCGAACACTCAGTCTGACCATATTCTACCGTTTTTCCTCGATGGTAAGCTCGACAAAGCCGCTCAACCCGATAGCGCTGATAATCGTGTTCAAACTGCAATTCTACAGAACATTTAACAGCTTTCCCTTCCTGTGCTTCCGAAAGTGCGCGTTTATTGACCAACTGTTGAGGAGCTGCAAACGCCGCCGTAAACCGTTCATATAAGACCCAAGTAAATGCATTTAATAGCGTTGTTTTCCCCGATCCATTATTCCCGTGGATAATCGTGATATTCTGAGTGCCACTGGCAAACTTAACTTCTGGTGTTTGTCCATAAAATTGCCGGAAGTTACACAGTTTTATCGATAATAATTTCATTCTCGCTCCCCTGAATCAATTAAAAATGATAACGTTCCAATAGCTATGAGATATCGGTTATGGATCGATTTTCGTATATCAATGAGATTAATTCTTGTCTTATTTTTCTGTAAAACTCCATACTCCACTCCAATCTTCTGGCACACCCTTGAGCAGTAATTGAGCAATTCGGTCTAAGTAGAGCAGAGCTGTTTTATCTGTAGGATTGACGGCAATAACCTTTTCAAAACAGGCTCTCGCGGCTTCGAGCTGGTCTTTTTGCTGATATAAAGATAAGCCCTGTTCAAAATCTGGTTGGGTTTTTAGCTTTAGCTCCCTCATGGTATCATCGGCTGCATCCAAAACCTCGTAAACGGCGATCGCCTCATTCCGTCCCTTGACAATAGCTCGGTCTAAAAAGCGCAACTGGAATTCATCCGCATTAGTTGCATGGTTGAACACTTCCTCCGAAATTAACAGTGAAACGCCATAAAACTTAGTCAATCCTTCCAGCCGTGCCGTTAAATTGATACTGTCAGAAAACGCATCCCCCTGCATCCGATTTTGTTCCCCTACCATCCCCAACATAATATGACCAACATGAAGCCCAATACCAATCTCAATCGGTTTTTCTCCCTCTTTTCGTCGTTCCTGATTCCATTCCTTCTCCTCTTTAAATACATCTACTCCTGCAACCAATGCATCATTTGCAGTCTCTGGAAAAACGGCCATAATTCCATCTCCGAGAAATTTGACAATTAATCCATGATGGACATGAATTCTAGGGGTTACAAGTTGCAAATAAGTATTAATAAAAGAAAAATTTTCTTTAGCTGTCATCGACTCTGAAAGGGTTGTAAACGAGCGAATGTCAGAAAACATTACTGCCATTACCTTACTAACATGATCTCCTAACTGCAATTCAGTAATGCTTTTTTTGCGTAAAAAACGCAAGTATTCATGAGGGACAAAGCGTCCAAAAGCCGTTAGTAACTCTTCCAATTTTTGATTGGCTTCCGTTAATTCTTTCTCACGGGATTTCACAGTTTTCACCATCTGACTAAACACCCGCGCCAGTTGCCCCAATTCATCACTGCGTTGAGCGACTTCCATCAGACCATCCGGCTGAAAGTTATCCTGTTCGACTTCTGACGCTGCTGTGGTGACTTTACCAACCTGCTCAATATAGGCCGCTTGACGCATAATTTCTGCTTTAAATAATTGTTCTGCTTCCTGTCGTTTGAGGAAGTTTAAGTAAGCTTTGGAATGATAGCGAATGCGAGCAATAATTTCTCTCTGGTCAGGTAGTTTTACCAAGTAGTCATTTGCTCCAAGTTCAAAGGCTTTGGCTTTGATGATCGGATCTTCCTTACTTGACAATACAATCAAGGGAATATGACAGGTAAAAGAGTCATGAGACCGCAGAAATTTAACCAACAGTAAGCTATCAATTTGTGGCATTACCAGGTCTTGCAAGATTACTGTAGGTTGGCACTGTTGGGCGATATCAAATGCTTCAGTCGGATCGCTACAATAAAAAAAGCCAATATCGTCCTGATCGGCTACCATGCGACGAATGGCTTCACTGATAATGGGTTGATCGTCAATCAGTAAGACGGCAATTCTTTCTTCTACTGAATCCATATCAATTAACACTTAATAATTTTCATGTCGGCGACAGCCGAAACAATTAGGGGGAATGGGTAATGGGTAAGGCTCTTGTGGTATATCGTCAGAGATAATTCGATATTATACTACATAATAGTAGGGAGGTCTGTAAGAAGAATAACATTCAAGGGACTCAGTCCCCGATCTAATGCGATCGGTGGTATAATTCTCCATTCCCTATTCCCTATTCCCTAAATCTAGTTAACATACAATAAGAAATGAAATCTTGTAGCTTGGCATTCCTATGACCTTACCCAACACTGGCAGCGTTCTGGCGACTCTTGCCCAAGTGAACATGATGGGAGCCTTAACCGCGAGGGTGAAAGACCTCCCGGTTAAAGAGTTTATTTGTTTACTCGATTTTATCACGGCTGAATTTCAGCAGTTTTTAAGGGCGATCGAGCTAATCAACAATGAAGCTCTAGAAGCCATGTTGGAACAGATATTAGATGCCCTCACCCTCAAAATTGGGCAAATTTTGGAAGCCGATCGCACCCTGATTTTCTTGGTGAATGAAGATAAGGGGCAGTTATGGTCAAAAATCAATCAACCGGATGCCGAAAAGCCGATTGAAATTCGCTTTCCTCTCCATGTGGGTATGGCTGGTCATGTGGCCATCACTGGAGAATGCTTAAATGTTGAAGATGCCCCGACTCATCCCCTCTTTCAACCCGAACTTGATAAACAAACCAATTATCAAACCAAAAGCCTGCTCTGTATGCCCATTGTTAGCAGTAAAGGGCAAGTTGTGGCAGTGGTACAATTATCTAATAAAGCTGGGGGATTACCCTTTTCGGCTGAAGACCAAGAAACCTTTAAAGATTTTTCTGAATCCATTGGCATCATCTTAGAGACTTGTCAATCTTTTTATATGGCTGCTCGCAATCAACGGGGAGCTGAAGCCCTCTTAAAAGCAACCCAAACCCTCGGTCAGAGCTTGGATGTGGAATTGACCTTAAACTCCGTGATGGCACAAGCGCGAGATTTGATGAAGGCTGACCGCAGTACGTTATTTTTACTCAGCAAAGAAAACCAAGAACTTTGGACAAAAATTGCTAAGGCTGATGGCAAAACCCCATTAGAAATCCGTATTCCTACCAATAAAGGGATTGCCGGTTATGTGGCTTCGACTGGAGAATTACTGAATATTCCGAATGCCTATGAAGACCCCAGATTCGATCCGAGTACAGATCGGCGATCGGGTTATCATACGCGCAATATTTTATGTATGCCGGTGTTTAATTCATCTAAAAAACTCATTGGCGTAACTCAACTGATTAATAAAGAACAAGGGAGCTTTACCGGTTCTGATGAAGAGTTTATGCAAGCCTTTAATATTCAGGCAGGGATGGCTCTAGAGAATGCCCAATTGTTTGAAAGTGTTTTGTTAGAAAAACAATATCAAAAAGATATTTTAGAAAGTTTATCGGATGCCGTTGTGTCTACAGATATGCAGGGTCAAATTGTCACCCTTAATGAAGCCGCGCTAGAATTGTTGGGATGTTATTGGAATTCAGAAGAGACGAAAACTCAAATTCAGGTCTGGGAGTCTAAGTTAATTGGACGTAAGGTTTGGGAGGTTGTCCCTATTGAAAACCTAAAGATGCGAATAGAAGATAGTCTAAAAAATGGTACTAAGCAATATATTCCTGAGCAGGATTTAAAAGTTGGAATTTATCCTCTTCATGGGGATAAAAGATGTTTTAAGTTAGCGATTAAAGACCCAACCGACCCAGATTGGTTTATTCCTTGGAATGATCCCAATGAAGTCAAAATCTCTGCTAAAGATGTAGGAGCAGTCGATCGCAGTATTAATTTAACGGTTAATCCTCTGACCAATCCGAGCGGTGAAGTCAGAGGCGGATTAGTGGTGTTAGAAGATATTAGTCAAGAAAAACGCATGAAGACCACAATGTATCGCTATATGAATCCGGATGTGGTCGATCAAGTGATGGCATTGGATAATGATTCTCTGATGATTGGAGAGCGAAAAGATGTCACTATTCTGTTTTCGGATATTCGTGGCTATACAACACTGACGGAAAATTTAGGCGCTCAGGAAGTGGTAACATTACTCAATCAGTATTTTGAAACTATGGTTGAGGCAGTCTTTAATTGTAAAGGCACCTTAGATAAGTTTATTGGGGATGCTTTGATGGCAGTTTTTGGCGCACCTCTTCCCTTACAGAATCATCCCTGGATGGCGGTGAAATCGGCTTTAGATATGCGCCGAAGATTACAGATTTTTAATGACAGTAGCTTTATGGAGAATCAGCCCCATATTCGTATTGGGATTGGCATTAGTTCCGGAGAAGTGGTATCGGGAAATATTGGCTCTCGCAAACGTATGGATTATACGGTGATTGGAGATGGGGTGAATTTGAGCGCTCGCCTTGAAGGAGTGACTAAGGAATATGGCTGTGATATTATTATTAGTGAGAATACTTATAAGTTGTGCGGCGATCGCCTGTGGGTCAGAGAACTTGATAAAATTCGAGTCAAAGGTAAAAATGAAGCCGTCAGTATTTATCAAGTGATTGGCGATAAAGAAGTGGCTCTAGACTCCCAGCAGCAAGAGGCACTGGAGTTATACCATTTAGGACGCTCTGCATATATTCATCGGGACTTTAGCCAAGCCATTCAGTATTTTGAGCAAGCACAAACCCTCGATCCCATGGATAAAGCGATTACGATTCACGTAGAACGTTCTCAGGTTTATTTACACAATCCTCCCCCAGATTCCTGGGATGGGGTACATACGATGACGACAAAGTAAGACAGCGCTTCGCGCGGTAATAGGTAATAGGGGGGAAAGAGGTATGGCAACTCAAACATTAGTCAAGCCAGAACGTGTTACACAACTTCATGGAGTACGGTGGGAAACTTATCAGGCTTTATTGGTCGATTTAGCAGAATCTTCCAATAAAAAGTTAGCATTTGATCGGGGGGTATTAGAAATCATGGCTCCTTTACCAGAACATGAGATCAGTAAGGGCTTTTTAGGGCGTTTGGTCTGCATAACAACGGAAATTTTGGGTTTAGAGGTAGCCAGTCTGGGTTCGACTACATTAAGCCGTGAGGATTTGCAAAAGGGGATTGAGCCAGATGAGTGTTTTTATATTCAAAATGAGGCTCTAGTACGAGGTAAAATGTCCTTTGATTTTACCCTCGATCCAGTTCCTGACCTCGCAATTGAAGTGGATATTACCAGCAGTTCTTTACATCGGTTAGACATTTATAAGGCGTTGGGTGTAACTGAAGTGTGGCGCTTTGATAGCGAGGATTTATTGATTTATGGTCTCCAGGATGGGGAGTATCAAGTGCAGGATGGTTCTCAGATTTTACCAATTTTATCGAAGCAGATCATACTAGATTTTCTAAAGCGACGCTGTGAAATGGGGGAAAATGCTCTTCTGCGTGAGTTTCGGCAAGGGTTACAGGATCAAATTGCCAAGAATATGGCGTAATTTAAGATTAGGTGTAGCTTTAATTCTATTCAATTATTTCTTTATGAAATAGGGGCAAACAGCCGTTTGCCCCTACAATTAGGTCTCATTATTGAGAGGATTTGACGAGTAAACCCTCACCCTTGTTAAGGTTTAATGAGTAACTTCCGTTAAACGCTCTACAGGTGCAACCAAAGCCTTACCATTAGAGCCATTCACGCTTAGATCTAAATTCCCGTGATAAGCATCAATTAACAGTTGCTTTAAGTCCGTAATCAAAGGATAACGGGGATTTGCGCCTGTACATTGGTCATCAAAAGCCTGATCTGCCACCTGATCTAATTGGGCAAAAAATGCGGCTTCATCCTCTTTAATGAATTCCTTAATACTAGAGGGAATTTGCACCTTGCGCTTGAGATCTTCCACGGCTTGAATTAACAGGGAAACCTTCTCGTCTTCGGTTTCTCCTCCTAAGTTGAGATAATCAGCAATCCGAGAATAGCGCCAGCGAGCATTGGGATATTTATACTGAGAAAAGGTGGCTTGCTTAAAGGGCGCATCGGTAGCATTGTAACGAATGACGTGGGAAATCATTAGGGCATTGGCTAACCCATGGGGAATCTGGAACGTTCCTCCTAATTGGTGGGCAATCGAGTGACAAATTCCCAAAAATCCATTGGCAAAGGCCATTCCCGCCATGGTGGAAGCATAATGCATTTTTTCCCGTGCTTTGGGTGCATTGGCTCCTTTTTCGTATGCATCCGGTAGATATTTGAAAATGAGGCGAATTGCTTCTAAGGCTAATCCGTTAGTATATTCGGACGCTAACACAGAAACATAGGCTTCGATCGCATGAGTTAAGGCATCAATCCCCCCAAAAGCAGTTAAACTCTTGGGCATATTCAAGACTAACTCAGGATCGACGATCGCCATATTCGGCGTTAAGGCATAATCAGCCAAAGGATACTTAATATGATTGCGGCGATCGGTCACCACTGCAAATGGAGTCACCTCCGAACCCGTTCCCGAAGTCGTCGGAATCGCCACCAGCATCGCCTTCTCACCCAACGGTGGTAACTCATACACCCGCTTGCGGATATCCATAAATCGCATTGCCAACCCTTCAAACTCAATCTCTGGATGCTCATACAACAACCACATAATCTTGGCTGCATCCATGGGAGACCCCCCACCAATAGCAATAATCACATCTGGATTAAAGGTTTTCATCAAGGTCAATCCTCGATTCACCGTATCCAAAGACGGATCGGGTTCGACATCATAGAACACATCATACTTCAGACCAATCTCTTCCAGCGCTTCCTCCAGAGAATTAGTCATCCCCAAATCATACAGAGGCTTATCAGTAACAATAAATGCTCGTTCTTTGCCCGCCAATTCCCGAATCGCCACCGGAAGCGACCCATACTTAAAGTATACTTTAGGCGGAATCCGGAACCAGAGCATATTTTCCCGACGCTCTGCCACCGTCTTAACATTCAACAGGTGCTTGGGTTCCACATTCTCACTAATCGAATTTCCGCCCCAAGTTCCGCATCCCAGGGTCAAAGATGGATCGAGCCGGAAATTGTAAATATCTCCGATCGCCCCTTGAGAAGACGGCGTATTAATCAATACTCTTGCAGCTTCCACCCGGTCTTCAAACCGCTTAATATGCTCCATATTCGAGGTCGCTGTATACAATGCAGCCGTATGACCCCGACCGGCAAATGCAACTAAGCCACGAGCTTTATCCACCGCATCCTCAAAATCTGTCGCCCGATACATCGCTAAAATGGGAGATAATTTTTCGTAGGAAAACGGTTCCTCTGGGCCAATTTTATCCACTTCCGCTAAAATCACCCGCGTTTGCTCCGGAACCGAAAAACCAGCCATTTCCGCCAATTTCTGCACCGGTTGACCGACAATTTCCCCATTCAAGCGACCATTCACCAATACCTTACTGGCTAATTTCTCCCGTTCTTCTGGAGTGACAAAATAAGCGCCCCGGGCAATAAACTCTTGCCGCACTTCATCATAGACTTCATCTTCGACAATCACGGATTGTTCACTGGCACAAATCATGCCATTATCAAACGTCTTACTCAAGATAATGGAAGAAACTGCCATTTTGATATGAGCCGAAGCATCAATCAATGCCGGCGTATTTCCAGCTCCCACACCCAAAGATGGATTACCTGAAGAATAAGCGGCTTTCACCATTCCCGGTCCACCGGTTGCCAAAATTAGCTTAATATCAGGATGTTGCATCAAAGCCTGGGATAAGGGAACCGTCGGCTCATCAATCCAGCCAATAATATCCTCGGGCGCACCCGCTTCAATTGCCGCTTCTAGGACAATTCTCGCTGCATCAATCGTACATTGTTTCGCCCGTGGATGGGGAGAAAAAATAATTCCATTGCGCGTCTTCAAACTAATCAGGGCCTTAAAAATTGCCGTTGATGTGGGGTTAGTTGTGGGTACAATTCCCGCTAAGATACCCACTGGCTCGGCTATTTTCTGAAACCCAAAGGATTTATCCTCTTCGATTACCCCACAAGTCTCCTCATTCTTATACTTATTGTAAATAAACTCTGAAGCAAAATGATTTTTAATCACCTTATCTTCAGCTACTCCCATTCCCGTTTCTTCGACAGCCATTTTTGCTAAGGGAATCCGAGCTGCATTAGCGGCTAAAGCCGCTTTCTTAAAAATGTGATTCACCTGGTCTTGGCTATAGGTGGCATATTGCACTTGGGCGGTTTTCACGCGGGCAATTAGGGCTTCTAGTTCTTCCAGGTTAGTAATCTTAGTTTGACTGACCATACTTGCTCTCTCGTTCAATACTGCAATGGAAATTTCCCCCAAGAGGGTTACTGTATATTAACACCGGATCATCTTGGATTTTGGGGGATATCTTTAGAAAGTCTTAAGTTTTATGGGCTTTTTCTCGAGACTACTTTAATTTATAGATAATAGATAATAAGTAATAGGTTATGGGATATGAATTTTGACGATTTTACGGTATTCCATCCCCGAAAAAACGGATACTTTTACTTTTCACCTTTTGCCAAGCGAGAAGCCCTATACTAGACGATGTTTCCCTGTATTCCAGATTCAATTCAACTGCGACCTTATCAACAACAAGCAGTGACAAATTGGTTTGCCCATCAAGGACGGGGAACACTGAAAATGGCAACGGGGAGTGGCAAAACGATTACCGCTTTAGCTATTGCGGTCCAACTGTATCAATGTATTGGCTTACAAGCCTTAATTGTGGTTTGTCCTTACCGTCATTTGGTGGCTCAATGGGGGCGAGAATGCGAACGTTTTGGGATGTTGCCGATTTTAGCGTTTGAACGTGTACGCCATTGGCAACACGAGTTATCGACTCAACTTTATAATGTGCAAGTCCAGAAGCAGGTCTTTCTCTGTGTGATTACGACCAACTCGACGTTACTGGGGGATGGATTTCAGTCCCAGTTGGCGTATTTTCCTTCAAAGACGTTAATTGTGGGAGATGAAGCCCATAATCTGGGGACAGCAAAACTAGAAGAGAGTTTACCGGCACATGTAGGACTGCGGTTAGCCCTTTCTGCCACTCCAGAGCGTTTTTTCGATCAGACGGGAACGGAGGCAATTTTTAATTATTTTGGCCCGGTAATTCCCCCAGAATTGACCTTGAAAGATGCCATTGATCAAGGGGCATTGGTCCATTATTTGTATTATCCAGTTTTGGTGCATTTAACGGAAAGTGAAGCGTATAAATATGCCAAATTAACCACGCGCATTGGTTGGGCTTTGGCTGCGGGGGAGAAATTAGAGGAGAATGAGACGTTAACGGCGTTATTGATTCGGCGTTCCCGGTTAATTGCTAATGCCGAAAATAAACTTGATAAACTGCGAACAATTATGCAACCGCGCCTGCAAACCAGCCATACTCTATTCTACTGTGGCGATGGAGCGCAAGAGGGCAAAACCAGCGATTCTTCAGATCGACAAATTGCTGCTGTTACCCGATTATTGGGGGTAGAATTAGGCTATCGAGTGAATACCTATACCGCTAATACCTCTTTATCTGCACGGGAAACCCTGCGTCATCAGTTTGAGCAAGGGGAACTCCAAGGATTAATTGCGATGCGCTGTTTAGATGAAGGGGTGGATATTCCTGCGATTAAAACGGCTATTATTCTTGCGAGTAGTCGTAACCCGCGGCAATTTATCCAACGTCGCGGGCGAATTTTACGCCCCCATCCCCATAAGCAACGGGCAACATTGTTTGATCTGATTGTGGTTCCTCCGCCTTTGGATCGACAAACTTGGGATGTGGAGCGTAACCTGTTGAGGAAAGAGCTACAGAGGTTTGTAGAATTTGCTGATTTAGCGGATAATGCGGGGGAAGCTCGCGGGCAATTATTAGGACTTCAGAAGGAATACGGCCTTCTAGATTTGTAAGATTGGGTACAATAAAGAAGGGTCTTCTGTTGAGTGCTTATGAGTGTTCATTATTCTGATAGTTTTCTAGGGCGGATTTCCCGGATTGTTTCAGCGAAGAAATCCGGATACAAAACGACTTCTACTCGCTCGAATCCAACTCATGATTCAGTTTTAGAACCGCTTAAGCAAGCTTCGCCAGAAGTGCAAAAGGTTGTAAAACGGGTACTGCAAGTGGAAAAGGATAAGTTGCATTTTTCTAGTCCTCGTAATATTAACGATGATATCCTTAAGATTATTAAGGAAGAGGTAAGAGAGGCTTAGGACTTACAGACCAGACTGTGCCCTATCAGAGTAGAGACAAGATACGTCTTGTCTCTACAATGCGCATTTGTAGCAAGAATTTTTGATTTAAGAGGGTTCAGGTTCGGGTAATTCGGTTTCTGGTTCTTCGAGGGTTTGGGAGGCGACTAAACTTTCTTTCAGGGAGCTGAAGGGTTGGGGGAGGTCTTCTAATTGGAAATATTGATGAAATTTAGGGGTGACTTGTAAGCGAAAGGTGCGATCGCCCATTTTTTTGCGTTTACGCACTAATCCCAATTCTACCAGTTCTCCGACATGCTGATAAGCACCACTGCCACGCAAGTCTACTAATTCGGTTTGTAAGATGGAACCACTCAAGGCAATAGCCGCTAAGGTTCGCAGCGCACCTACCCCTAACTCAGCCGGAAGTAAATTATGGGTTAGCTCTTGAAAGGATTCTCGTAATTGCAGACTATAGCCAGAAGGGGTTTCTAAAACTTCTAGGGCACTATCCCGGTGAGCATAATCGGAAATTAACTCAATTAAGGCTTCTTCGGTATCGTCCTTGCTGCATTGGGCTA is part of the Roseofilum reptotaenium CS-1145 genome and encodes:
- the scpB gene encoding SMC-Scp complex subunit ScpB, which encodes MPRLATTIEAILYLKGQPVSLNDLSELAQCSKDDTEEALIELISDYAHRDSALEVLETPSGYSLQLRESFQELTHNLLPAELGVGALRTLAAIALSGSILQTELVDLRGSGAYQHVGELVELGLVRKRKKMGDRTFRLQVTPKFHQYFQLEDLPQPFSSLKESLVASQTLEEPETELPEPEPS
- the adhE gene encoding bifunctional acetaldehyde-CoA/alcohol dehydrogenase gives rise to the protein MVSQTKITNLEELEALIARVKTAQVQYATYSQDQVNHIFKKAALAANAARIPLAKMAVEETGMGVAEDKVIKNHFASEFIYNKYKNEETCGVIEEDKSFGFQKIAEPVGILAGIVPTTNPTSTAIFKALISLKTRNGIIFSPHPRAKQCTIDAARIVLEAAIEAGAPEDIIGWIDEPTVPLSQALMQHPDIKLILATGGPGMVKAAYSSGNPSLGVGAGNTPALIDASAHIKMAVSSIILSKTFDNGMICASEQSVIVEDEVYDEVRQEFIARGAYFVTPEEREKLASKVLVNGRLNGEIVGQPVQKLAEMAGFSVPEQTRVILAEVDKIGPEEPFSYEKLSPILAMYRATDFEDAVDKARGLVAFAGRGHTAALYTATSNMEHIKRFEDRVEAARVLINTPSSQGAIGDIYNFRLDPSLTLGCGTWGGNSISENVEPKHLLNVKTVAERRENMLWFRIPPKVYFKYGSLPVAIRELAGKERAFIVTDKPLYDLGMTNSLEEALEEIGLKYDVFYDVEPDPSLDTVNRGLTLMKTFNPDVIIAIGGGSPMDAAKIMWLLYEHPEIEFEGLAMRFMDIRKRVYELPPLGEKAMLVAIPTTSGTGSEVTPFAVVTDRRNHIKYPLADYALTPNMAIVDPELVLNMPKSLTAFGGIDALTHAIEAYVSVLASEYTNGLALEAIRLIFKYLPDAYEKGANAPKAREKMHYASTMAGMAFANGFLGICHSIAHQLGGTFQIPHGLANALMISHVIRYNATDAPFKQATFSQYKYPNARWRYSRIADYLNLGGETEDEKVSLLIQAVEDLKRKVQIPSSIKEFIKEDEAAFFAQLDQVADQAFDDQCTGANPRYPLITDLKQLLIDAYHGNLDLSVNGSNGKALVAPVERLTEVTH
- a CDS encoding DNA phosphorothioation system restriction enzyme, giving the protein MFPCIPDSIQLRPYQQQAVTNWFAHQGRGTLKMATGSGKTITALAIAVQLYQCIGLQALIVVCPYRHLVAQWGRECERFGMLPILAFERVRHWQHELSTQLYNVQVQKQVFLCVITTNSTLLGDGFQSQLAYFPSKTLIVGDEAHNLGTAKLEESLPAHVGLRLALSATPERFFDQTGTEAIFNYFGPVIPPELTLKDAIDQGALVHYLYYPVLVHLTESEAYKYAKLTTRIGWALAAGEKLEENETLTALLIRRSRLIANAENKLDKLRTIMQPRLQTSHTLFYCGDGAQEGKTSDSSDRQIAAVTRLLGVELGYRVNTYTANTSLSARETLRHQFEQGELQGLIAMRCLDEGVDIPAIKTAIILASSRNPRQFIQRRGRILRPHPHKQRATLFDLIVVPPPLDRQTWDVERNLLRKELQRFVEFADLADNAGEARGQLLGLQKEYGLLDL